CCGACTGTCGACCGCGGTCTCCTCCGTCTCGGTCGAGAGCCCCGCCGCGCTCGAAGGGCTCGCCCCCGGCCTGCGCAAGCGACTTCGCGCCGTCGCCTACAAGGGCCAGGCCCCATTCGGCGCGCGTGAGATGGCCGCACTGCCCGGGCTGGGGCTGATCGCCAATTTCGGCGTCGGATACGATGCCATCGACCTGGCCGCCGCAACCGCGCGCGACATCCGCGTCACCAACACGCCCGACGTTCTGAACGACGATGTCGCCGATATGGCGGTGGGGCTGATCCTCGCACAGGCGCGCTGTCTTCTGCGCGGCGACGGCTGGGTCCGGAGCGGCCGCTGGGGCAAATACGACGAGATGCCGCTTGCCCGGAAGGTGTCGGGCGCGCGGGCCGGAATTGTCGGGCTGGGCCGGATCGGGCGCGAGATCGCCGACCGGCTTGCCGCCTTCAAGATGGAGATCCACTACCATTCGCGGCAACAGAAGGAGACCCCAGGCTGGCGCTATCACGCCGATCCGGTCAGCCTTGCCGAAGCGGTCGATTTCCTCGTCGTGGCGCTGGTCGGCGGCGAGGAGACCCGGAATTACGTCTCTGCCGAGGCGATTGCCGCGCTCGGGCCGACGGGTGTCCTGATCAACATCTCGCGCGGCACGACGGTCGATGAGGGGGCGCTGCTTGCCGCGCTGGAACAGCGCCGGATCGCGGGTGCCGGGCTTGACGTCTATCTCGACGAGCCCGCCATCGACCCGCGTTTTCAGGGGCTCGACAATGTGGTGCGGCAACCGCATGCGGGCTCTGCCACCGTCGAGACCCGGCGCGCCATGGCCGAACTGCAACTGGCCAATATCCGTGCCTTTCTGGATGGCGAACCGCTGCCGAGCCCCGTCAACTGAGGGCAATCAACTGAGGCCCGTCAACGGAACCCGGTCAACTGAGGCGAAGCCGGCTCAGGGCTCCGCCCCATCCGCAAACAGACCGGGGGCAAGTGCGCCGCGCTGCCCGATCACCCGGGCCGCAAGCGCCGCCGCCTGCGCGACCGCCTCGGGCGGGCTTGCCCCGGTCGCCCGCGCGGCCAGAAAGCCCGCCGCGAAACTGTCGCCCGCAGCAGTGCTGTCGACCACCTGCGCGACCCGCACCGGCGCGATCTCGGCCTCGGCGCCCTCGGCCCAAAGCCGGATCGGCGCGGCGCCGTTCTTGACCACCACCGTCGTCGCCCCGGCCTCGCGGTAGCGCGCCACCGTCGCCCCGGGCGAGGCATCGCCGAAGGCCGCCTGTTCCTCGTCGAAGGAGGGCAGCACCGTATCGGCGACCGAGGCGCCCAGCATCAGCCCGGCCCGCATCTCCTCCGGGTCGCGCCAGAGCCGGGGCCGGACATTGGTGTCGAAGCTCACCCGCGCGCCCGCCGCCC
The genomic region above belongs to Rhodovulum sulfidophilum DSM 1374 and contains:
- a CDS encoding sugar kinase, with protein sequence MPEHSFLAIGECMVELAPDRDGLFRMGFAGDTFNCAWYARRLLPETWSVGYATAVGADAVSDDMLAFMAAEGIATQAIRRIEGRTVGLYMIALKDGERSFSYWRGQAAAKAMADDPDWLDRAFAGRDLLHLSGITLAILAPEARERLCAALGRARAAGARVSFDTNVRPRLWRDPEEMRAGLMLGASVADTVLPSFDEEQAAFGDASPGATVARYREAGATTVVVKNGAAPIRLWAEGAEAEIAPVRVAQVVDSTAAGDSFAAGFLAARATGASPPEAVAQAAALAARVIGQRGALAPGLFADGAEP
- a CDS encoding 2-hydroxyacid dehydrogenase — its product is MTDTPLLICGAAFTEDERARLSTAVSSVSVESPAALEGLAPGLRKRLRAVAYKGQAPFGAREMAALPGLGLIANFGVGYDAIDLAAATARDIRVTNTPDVLNDDVADMAVGLILAQARCLLRGDGWVRSGRWGKYDEMPLARKVSGARAGIVGLGRIGREIADRLAAFKMEIHYHSRQQKETPGWRYHADPVSLAEAVDFLVVALVGGEETRNYVSAEAIAALGPTGVLINISRGTTVDEGALLAALEQRRIAGAGLDVYLDEPAIDPRFQGLDNVVRQPHAGSATVETRRAMAELQLANIRAFLDGEPLPSPVN